The Primulina huaijiensis isolate GDHJ02 chromosome 17, ASM1229523v2, whole genome shotgun sequence genome window below encodes:
- the LOC140963443 gene encoding F-box/kelch-repeat protein At1g57790-like, which yields MAGRRKKKLKSLTETIKGSRRVSREQPYEQYSQSELPTELLELILSQLSLRDNVRASAVCKRWLAVAISIRITNKPPWLMFFPKFGDLYEFYDPSRRKTYWLELPELRTSRICYAKDGWLLLYKPRTHRVFFFCPYTREIIKLPRLELTYQIVAFSAAPTCPSCVLFTVKHVSPTVVAVSTCNPRATEWNTVNYQNRLPFVSSVWNKLVFCKGLFYCLSLTGWLGVYSPEKNTWAVHTVPPPKCPENFFVKNWWKGKFMAEHNGDIFAIYTCSAVNPVIYKLDQANKEWVEMETLGGMTLFANFLSSHARIDLLGSLRNNVYFSKVRFYGKRCVSYSLDKGRYYPRKQCYDWGEQDPFESIWIEPPEDISTFL from the exons ATGGCTGGTAGAAGGAAGAAAAAGTTGAAATC ATTAACTGAAACAATTAAAGGCAGCCGACGAGTTTCAAGAGAGCAGCCATATGAACAATATTCACAATCTGAGCTTCCGACAGAGCTTTTGGAACTGATTCTTTCTCAATTATCCTTGAGAGATAATGTTCGTGCTTCTGCTGTTTGCAAAAGATGGCTTGCTGTTGCGATCTCTATCAGAATAACAAATAAGCCTCCCTGGCTTATGTTCTTTCCCAAATTTGGGGATTTGTATGAATTCTATGACCCTTCTCGACGCAAGACATACTGGCTTGAGTTGCCAGAGCTACGTACCTCTAGGATTTGCTATGCTAAGGATGGTTGGCTACTTCTCTACAAGCCTAGAACTCACCGAGTGTTCTTTTTCTGCCCTTATACTCGGGAGATAATCAAATTGCCTAGATTAGAACTAACTTACCAAATAGTTGCTTTTTCTGCCGCCCCAACGTGTCCCAGCTGTGTCCTTTTTACGGTAAAACATGTCAGCCCAACTGTTGTTGCGGTTAGTACGTGTAATCCTCGAGCAACTGAGTGGAATACTGTAAATTACCAAAACCGACTGCCATTCGTTAGTAGTGTTTGGAATAAGCTCGTCTTTTGCAAGGGTCTTTTCTATTGTTTGAGTCTTACTGGTTGGCTAGGGGTTTATAGCCCTGAGAAGAATACTTGGGCAGTCCATACTGTGCCTCCACCTAAATGCCCGGAAAATTTTTTTGTCAAGAACTGGTGGAAAGGCAAATTTATGGCGGAACACAATGGAGATATCTTCGCTATATACACTTGCTCGGCTGTAAATCCCGTCATATATAAGCTAGACCAGGCGAATAAAGAGTGGGTTGAGATGGAAACTTTAGGAGGGATGACActttttgcaaattttttatCTTCCCATGCTAGGATAGATCTTCTTGGAAGTCTGAGGAATAATGTTTATTTCTCGAAGGTTCGGTTTTATGGGAAACGCTGTGTTTCTTATTCGCTCGACAAAGGTAGGTATTATCCCCGAAAGCAGTGTTACGATTGGGGGGAACAAGACCCTTTCGAGAGCATCTGGATCGAACCCCCGGAAGacatttcaacttttctttaa